A genomic region of Peptoniphilus sp. ING2-D1G contains the following coding sequences:
- the guaA gene encoding GMP synthase (Catalyzes the synthesis of GMP from XMP; High confidence in function and specificity): MILVVDFGGQYNQLIARRVRDLNVYCEVVPFNKALKEIKAKNPKGIIFTGGPNSVYEENSPKIDEQIFELGIPVLGLCYGMQLMAHVLGSDVKASKQREFGKTTLKIEKSDIFQGIKDNSAVWMSHVDKVEELPEGFAKIASTDNTPIAAMENKEKKLYAFQFHPEVNHTEFGTEMLGNFIFEICGEKPDWTMKNYAETAIEEVRKKVGDGKVLLALSGGVDSSVVAKLISKAVGENLTCIFVDHGLMRKNEGDEVEAAFKDSGMKFIRIDAEQRFLDRFKGVTDPEKKRKIIGEEFIRVFEEEGRKIKSVDYLAQGTIYPDIIESGLGDAAVIKSHHNVGGLPDAVDFKEIIEPLKMLFKDEVRKLGKELDLPDYLVNRQPFPGPGLAIRVMGEITKQRLDILRDADYIFREELEKAGLDREINQYFAVLTNNRTVGVMGDFRTYDYTLALRAVKTTDFMTADWARIPYETLDKISNRIVNEVDHINRIVYDITSKPPATIEWE, from the coding sequence ATGATATTAGTAGTAGATTTCGGGGGACAATACAATCAATTAATAGCAAGGCGTGTGCGTGATTTGAACGTCTATTGCGAAGTTGTACCCTTTAACAAAGCCTTAAAGGAAATCAAGGCAAAAAATCCTAAAGGAATAATATTTACAGGAGGGCCGAATTCCGTTTACGAAGAGAATTCTCCCAAAATAGACGAGCAAATATTTGAACTGGGAATTCCTGTTCTCGGACTGTGTTACGGAATGCAGCTTATGGCTCATGTTTTAGGCTCCGATGTAAAAGCATCGAAACAAAGAGAATTCGGCAAAACCACATTAAAAATAGAAAAATCCGACATATTTCAGGGAATAAAAGACAACTCAGCAGTATGGATGAGTCATGTGGATAAAGTGGAAGAATTGCCCGAAGGCTTTGCAAAAATAGCAAGCACGGACAACACACCCATAGCCGCAATGGAAAACAAAGAAAAAAAGCTATATGCATTTCAATTTCATCCTGAGGTAAATCACACCGAATTCGGAACAGAGATGTTAGGCAACTTCATATTTGAAATCTGTGGAGAAAAACCCGATTGGACAATGAAAAACTATGCGGAAACAGCCATAGAAGAAGTAAGAAAAAAAGTCGGAGACGGGAAAGTTTTATTGGCACTATCAGGAGGCGTGGATTCCTCTGTAGTAGCAAAACTCATATCAAAAGCCGTAGGAGAAAACTTGACCTGCATATTTGTAGATCACGGTCTCATGAGAAAAAATGAAGGCGATGAAGTAGAAGCGGCCTTTAAAGACAGCGGAATGAAATTCATAAGAATAGATGCGGAACAAAGATTCTTAGACAGGTTTAAGGGAGTTACAGACCCTGAAAAGAAGAGAAAAATCATCGGAGAAGAATTCATCAGAGTATTTGAAGAAGAAGGCAGAAAAATAAAATCCGTAGATTATCTCGCACAAGGTACAATATATCCCGACATAATCGAATCAGGGCTTGGAGATGCCGCAGTGATAAAATCTCATCACAACGTAGGCGGACTACCCGATGCAGTGGATTTTAAAGAAATAATCGAACCCCTAAAAATGTTATTTAAAGACGAAGTGCGAAAACTCGGAAAAGAATTGGATCTTCCCGACTACTTAGTAAACCGCCAACCCTTCCCCGGCCCCGGACTTGCCATAAGAGTGATGGGAGAAATAACAAAGCAAAGACTGGACATACTAAGAGATGCCGACTATATCTTCAGAGAAGAATTGGAAAAAGCAGGATTGGATAGAGAAATAAACCAATACTTCGCAGTACTTACCAACAACAGAACAGTAGGAGTGATGGGCGACTTCAGAACCTATGACTACACATTGGCACTAAGAGCAGTAAAAACAACGGACTTCATGACAGCCGACTGGGCGAGAATCCCCTATGAAACATTGGACAAAATATCAAACAGAATAGTAAACGAAGTAGACCATATCAACAGAATAGTCTATGACATAACATCAAAACCCCCCGCTACCATTGAGTGGGAGTAA
- a CDS encoding putative membrane protein (Hypothetical protein), giving the protein MKRIMPYEPWFFIFFGVFHLHRVWGLVDRDAYSDFWINVMEQRGLFYYLIMGVLAIQCIIGIATLTKNLHHNYRWRWIYLFGGGYVLFDLFAIATEQVFWKKLILKMFDVNFAYWNELWTAFIILGAASFVLGIVLLFKVKKDDDF; this is encoded by the coding sequence ATGAAGAGGATAATGCCCTATGAGCCGTGGTTTTTTATTTTTTTCGGTGTTTTTCACTTGCACAGAGTGTGGGGTCTTGTGGATAGAGATGCCTATTCTGATTTCTGGATAAATGTAATGGAGCAAAGAGGTTTGTTTTATTATTTGATTATGGGGGTTTTAGCAATACAGTGCATTATAGGAATTGCAACTTTAACAAAAAACCTACACCATAATTACCGGTGGAGATGGATTTATCTCTTCGGCGGAGGATATGTTTTGTTTGATTTATTTGCCATTGCTACAGAGCAGGTTTTTTGGAAAAAGTTAATATTAAAAATGTTTGATGTTAACTTTGCCTATTGGAACGAGCTGTGGACAGCTTTTATTATTCTGGGCGCAGCGTCCTTTGTTTTGGGGATTGTGTTGTTGTTTAAAGTAAAAAAAGATGATGATTTTTAG
- the tagA gene encoding Glycosyl transferase, WecB/TagA/CpsF family (The WecG member of this superfamily, believed to be UDP-N-acetyl-D-mannosaminuronic acid transferase, plays a role in Enterobacterial common antigen (eca) synthesis in Escherichia coli. Another family member, the Bacillus subtilis TagA protein, is involved in the biosynthesis of the cell wall polymer poly(glycerol phosphate). The third family member, CpsF, CMP-N-acetylneuraminic acid synthetase has a role in the capsular polysaccharide biosynthesis pathway; High confidence in function and specificity): MNKISIFGVDVLNIDFKQAVEMVKNLLKEDKFHYIVTPNTEIVFNAKDDPKILNIINSADMSIADGIGLIYGSRIRKKPLKERVTGFDLSMEILNICEEEGYSLYLLGTKPEIVKRAYEKLREERPKLNIVGYNDGFFKGAHIGYAGNEEEQRVIEEINTLKPDVIFLGLGYPKQEIWIDANKDKLNTRLIIGNGGVIDVIAGDVKRAPDIFIKLNLEWFYRLLSDPSRIKRQIAIPKFLIRVLLDKDSVKVKED; this comes from the coding sequence ATGAATAAAATCAGTATTTTCGGAGTGGATGTGCTAAATATAGATTTTAAGCAGGCTGTGGAGATGGTAAAAAATCTTCTCAAAGAGGATAAATTTCACTACATAGTAACCCCGAACACGGAAATAGTATTTAATGCAAAGGATGATCCGAAAATTTTAAACATAATCAATTCCGCCGATATGAGCATTGCCGATGGAATAGGACTTATTTATGGCTCGAGAATAAGAAAAAAACCTTTAAAGGAAAGAGTAACAGGATTTGATCTTTCCATGGAAATACTTAACATCTGTGAAGAAGAAGGATATTCTCTTTACCTTCTCGGCACAAAACCCGAAATCGTAAAACGCGCCTATGAAAAATTAAGAGAAGAAAGACCAAAATTAAATATAGTAGGATACAATGACGGATTTTTCAAAGGAGCGCATATAGGATATGCCGGGAATGAAGAAGAACAAAGAGTAATTGAAGAGATAAACACATTAAAACCGGACGTCATATTCTTAGGGCTTGGCTATCCCAAACAGGAGATTTGGATAGATGCCAACAAGGACAAGTTAAACACAAGGCTTATAATAGGAAATGGCGGCGTAATAGATGTAATTGCAGGCGATGTAAAAAGAGCGCCCGATATATTTATAAAATTGAATCTCGAATGGTTTTACAGATTATTAAGCGACCCTTCGAGAATAAAAAGGCAGATTGCAATACCGAAATTTTTGATACGAGTGTTGTTGGATAAAGATTCAGTTAAAGTCAAGGAGGATTAA
- a CDS encoding FMN-binding domain (This conserved region includes the FMN-binding site of the NqrC protein as well as the NosR and NirI regulatory proteins; Family membership), which produces MKKILIFMLLGLIFILGLGVFMFFKTAAQVSEIDKTPVDIEKVRDGKYIGKSETALVKVEVEVSVEENKIEDIKIIKHECGKGEKAENIVATIIENNDVEVDGISGATVSGELIKDAIRKALRKGLD; this is translated from the coding sequence ATGAAGAAAATACTAATTTTTATGCTTTTAGGCTTGATTTTTATATTGGGATTAGGAGTCTTTATGTTTTTTAAAACAGCTGCACAGGTATCAGAGATAGATAAAACTCCTGTAGATATAGAAAAAGTAAGGGATGGAAAGTACATTGGAAAAAGTGAAACTGCTCTTGTCAAAGTTGAGGTAGAGGTTTCCGTTGAGGAAAATAAAATCGAAGATATCAAAATTATAAAGCACGAATGTGGCAAAGGTGAAAAAGCTGAGAATATAGTAGCTACAATAATAGAAAATAACGATGTAGAGGTTGATGGTATATCCGGTGCTACGGTGTCCGGTGAATTGATAAAGGATGCCATCAGAAAAGCTCTTAGAAAGGGACTTGATTAA
- a CDS encoding hypothetical protein (High confidence in function and specificity) codes for MAKGQVFFSFHYSGDHWRASQVRNMGKVLENSIFSDNICEEAEVKEWIDNHIEMCSCLVLLIGEKTFGRKWINYEIKRALELDKGMVGIYIHKLTDSSGQQSSEGKNPFDYHMYNGKSLSNYIKCFNSKYSSSSCVYSDIEANISEIIEYGIENRPSTWQTI; via the coding sequence GTGGCAAAAGGGCAAGTTTTTTTTAGCTTTCATTATAGTGGTGATCATTGGAGAGCTTCGCAAGTTAGAAATATGGGAAAAGTTTTAGAAAATTCCATTTTTTCAGATAATATATGTGAAGAGGCTGAAGTAAAAGAGTGGATAGACAATCATATAGAAATGTGTTCGTGTTTAGTGCTTTTAATTGGGGAAAAAACCTTTGGAAGAAAATGGATAAATTATGAAATTAAAAGAGCGTTGGAATTAGATAAGGGAATGGTTGGAATATACATACACAAATTAACAGACAGCAGTGGTCAACAATCCTCTGAAGGGAAAAACCCCTTTGATTATCATATGTACAATGGCAAGTCTTTATCCAATTATATTAAATGCTTTAATTCTAAGTACAGTTCGAGCAGTTGTGTATATTCAGATATTGAAGCAAATATATCCGAGATAATAGAGTATGGCATTGAAAACAGACCATCAACTTGGCAAACTATCTAA
- the tkt gene encoding Transketolase (Catalyzes the transfer of a two-carbon ketol group from a ketose donor to an aldose acceptor, via a covalent intermediate with the cofactor thiamine pyrophosphate; High confidence in function and specificity) — translation MNVEQKSITALRMLSIDQIQKANSGHPGLPLGAAPMAYALCKKMKKNPKDPNWINRDRFILSAGHGSALLYSLLHLFGYGLTIEDLKNFRQIGSLTPGHPEYGHTVGVEATTGPLGQGISMAVGMAMAEAHLAALYNKDYDIIHHYTYVLCGDGDLMEGISNEASSLAGTLELGKLIVLYDSNNITIEGSTDIAFREDVLERYDALGWQIIEVEDGNDIESISAAIDEAKAETKKPSMLKINTQIGYGSPRAGSAKAHGEPLGEDMQATREFYGYGEETFTVDEDVYAHFENLNKDSKFEYEMEKRVEKLYAEKYPEDYKKLINSFENKYELNIFDEDYYKFDKDMATRASAGEALNRISEKFDLLFGGSADLAPSNKSYMKNKGSFSSADRAGANISFGVREHTMGAIVNGILLHGGLRSYGATFLIFSDYLKPALRLSALQKLPAIYVLTHDSVGVGEDGPTHQPIEQLAMLRSIPNNIVFRPADALEAAVGWEIAMKSKDRPVCLALSRQTLPNLENSSKDAERGAYIIKKETSELQKMIIATGSEVSLAVEAVKDMDDVRVVSMPSMELFEEQAESYKEEILPSTCEKRLVVEAASSFGWGKYAGLRGKILSIDEFGASGKGSDVFKHFGISASNIKKLIGEI, via the coding sequence TTGAACGTAGAACAAAAAAGCATTACAGCCTTAAGAATGCTTTCCATTGATCAAATTCAAAAGGCAAATTCAGGACACCCCGGGCTACCCTTGGGAGCGGCGCCCATGGCCTATGCACTTTGTAAAAAAATGAAAAAAAACCCGAAAGATCCCAACTGGATAAATAGAGATAGATTTATACTCTCGGCAGGGCACGGTTCGGCGCTTCTGTATTCGCTGCTCCATTTATTCGGATACGGACTTACCATTGAAGATTTGAAAAACTTCAGACAAATAGGTTCTTTAACTCCCGGTCATCCCGAGTATGGACACACAGTGGGAGTTGAGGCAACTACAGGACCTTTAGGACAAGGAATTTCCATGGCTGTGGGCATGGCCATGGCTGAAGCGCATTTAGCAGCCCTATACAACAAAGACTACGATATAATTCACCACTACACCTATGTCCTATGTGGAGATGGTGATTTGATGGAAGGGATATCCAACGAAGCTTCATCCCTTGCAGGTACTTTGGAACTGGGCAAACTCATAGTTTTATATGATTCAAACAACATAACCATCGAAGGCTCCACCGACATAGCCTTTAGAGAAGACGTACTTGAAAGATACGACGCTCTTGGATGGCAAATAATAGAAGTGGAAGACGGAAATGACATTGAATCCATATCAGCAGCCATAGATGAAGCAAAGGCGGAAACCAAAAAACCATCGATGCTGAAAATCAACACACAAATCGGCTATGGCTCTCCAAGGGCGGGAAGCGCAAAGGCGCATGGAGAACCCTTGGGTGAAGATATGCAAGCAACAAGAGAATTTTACGGATATGGCGAAGAAACTTTTACAGTGGACGAAGATGTATATGCACATTTTGAAAACTTGAACAAAGATTCAAAATTTGAATATGAAATGGAAAAAAGAGTTGAAAAACTTTACGCTGAAAAATATCCTGAAGATTATAAAAAATTGATAAATTCCTTTGAAAATAAATATGAACTAAATATCTTTGATGAAGATTATTATAAATTTGACAAGGACATGGCGACACGAGCATCGGCGGGAGAAGCGCTAAATAGAATATCGGAAAAATTTGATTTATTATTCGGAGGAAGTGCCGATTTAGCTCCATCTAATAAATCTTATATGAAAAACAAAGGAAGTTTCAGCTCAGCAGACAGAGCAGGGGCGAACATAAGCTTCGGAGTCAGAGAACACACCATGGGAGCAATAGTAAACGGAATATTGCTTCACGGTGGACTTAGATCCTACGGTGCGACATTTTTAATTTTTTCAGACTATTTAAAACCCGCCCTGAGGCTTTCGGCCTTGCAAAAATTGCCGGCAATCTATGTGTTGACACACGACTCCGTCGGAGTAGGAGAAGACGGGCCCACTCATCAACCCATAGAACAACTGGCAATGCTCAGATCAATCCCAAATAATATTGTATTTAGACCGGCAGATGCCCTTGAAGCCGCAGTGGGTTGGGAAATTGCCATGAAATCAAAGGACAGACCCGTATGCCTTGCACTTTCAAGACAGACTCTCCCGAATCTTGAAAACTCATCAAAAGATGCGGAAAGAGGAGCATATATAATCAAAAAAGAAACATCGGAGCTACAAAAAATGATAATAGCAACAGGATCTGAAGTATCCCTTGCAGTAGAGGCGGTAAAGGACATGGATGATGTGAGAGTTGTAAGCATGCCGTCAATGGAACTCTTTGAAGAACAAGCCGAATCATACAAGGAAGAAATACTTCCTTCAACCTGTGAAAAAAGACTCGTTGTGGAAGCCGCAAGCTCTTTCGGTTGGGGAAAATACGCAGGACTTAGAGGAAAAATTTTGAGCATAGACGAATTTGGAGCATCGGGTAAAGGCTCAGATGTCTTTAAACACTTCGGAATAAGTGCATCAAATATAAAAAAATTGATAGGTGAAATATAA
- a CDS encoding transcriptional regulator (The cro/C1-type HTH domain is a DNA-binding, helix-turn-helix (HTH) domain of about 50-60 residues present in transcriptional regulators. The domain is named after the transcriptional repressors cro and C1 of temperate bacteriophages 434 and lambda, respectively. Besides in bacteriophages, cro/C1-type regulators are present in prokaryotes and in eukaryotes; High confidence in function and specificity), which translates to MLWFEEGEKLKKLRLMRNLTQKELAIKSGLTDAAIRNYELGNRSPSKEQLQKISEALDCDISALINHEPNSIFEIMHIIFDYEKDMKFRPLADDGEITGLLSNEVDFNNFLIEWNEMRKKHYNDEITDEEFEDWKLSYPKKSRFLK; encoded by the coding sequence ATGTTATGGTTTGAAGAAGGAGAAAAATTAAAAAAGTTAAGACTTATGCGAAACTTAACTCAAAAAGAACTCGCTATTAAGTCTGGTTTGACAGATGCTGCTATAAGAAATTACGAACTTGGAAATAGATCTCCAAGTAAAGAACAATTACAAAAAATATCTGAAGCACTTGATTGTGATATATCAGCATTAATTAATCATGAACCTAATTCTATTTTTGAAATAATGCATATAATTTTTGATTATGAAAAAGACATGAAGTTTAGACCCTTAGCAGACGATGGAGAAATTACTGGACTCTTATCAAATGAAGTAGACTTCAATAATTTTCTTATAGAGTGGAATGAGATGAGAAAAAAGCACTATAACGATGAGATAACAGACGAGGAATTTGAAGATTGGAAGTTATCTTACCCTAAAAAATCAAGATTTTTAAAATAA
- a CDS encoding putative membrane protein (Hypothetical protein), whose amino-acid sequence MWLVFGVGAIVFAVINVFLSFKGKDVKWFRFLSLSLTALTLCVFYYDGAIRVTHEDWGGLMDIMPTLSKALWFCTIASILINSISLFGKNQ is encoded by the coding sequence ATGTGGTTGGTCTTCGGTGTGGGTGCAATTGTCTTTGCCGTAATAAATGTTTTTTTATCCTTTAAAGGTAAAGATGTTAAATGGTTCCGGTTTTTAAGTTTATCCTTAACGGCGCTTACTTTATGTGTTTTTTACTATGATGGAGCGATTCGAGTTACCCATGAAGATTGGGGCGGGCTTATGGATATTATGCCCACCCTTTCCAAAGCGCTTTGGTTCTGTACAATTGCATCCATACTCATAAATTCCATATCTCTATTTGGAAAAAATCAGTAG
- a CDS encoding putative methyltransferase type 12 (Protein in this family function as methyltransferases; High confidence in function and specificity), with amino-acid sequence MENKNYYEEQLNSQMLFQVYDTKLPRTQQYLTEEINRVKKDLAGDEDLLEIGCGYGRILRELANSAKKLTGIDISANSIKFAEDYLKDFDNIELIAADFNTVEDGEIYDVVILLQNGLSAVKGDPSETVNKCLGLLKKGGRAYFSAYSANFWDERLKWFEEQSDKKLLGKIDYEKTKDGVIVCEDGFKAITFSEEQLRKLGDETGQNYMIEEVDGSSLFLIIDKQ; translated from the coding sequence ATGGAAAACAAAAACTATTACGAAGAGCAACTCAACTCACAGATGTTATTTCAAGTTTATGATACAAAATTGCCAAGGACACAGCAGTATTTAACAGAAGAAATAAACAGAGTAAAAAAGGATTTAGCAGGCGATGAAGATCTTTTGGAAATAGGATGCGGATATGGAAGAATTCTAAGGGAGCTGGCAAATAGCGCAAAAAAACTCACGGGCATTGATATTTCAGCAAATTCAATAAAATTCGCAGAAGATTATCTAAAGGATTTTGATAACATTGAACTTATAGCAGCGGATTTTAACACCGTTGAAGATGGAGAAATTTATGATGTGGTAATACTGCTTCAAAACGGACTTTCTGCAGTAAAGGGCGATCCGTCCGAAACAGTGAATAAGTGTCTTGGACTTTTAAAGAAGGGCGGAAGAGCTTATTTCAGTGCCTACAGTGCAAATTTTTGGGATGAAAGACTGAAGTGGTTTGAAGAACAGTCCGACAAAAAACTCCTGGGCAAAATTGATTATGAAAAGACCAAGGACGGAGTGATAGTGTGTGAAGACGGATTTAAAGCCATAACTTTCTCCGAGGAGCAACTGAGAAAACTCGGAGATGAAACAGGACAAAATTATATGATAGAAGAAGTGGACGGTTCAAGTTTATTTTTAATAATAGATAAACAATAG
- a CDS encoding putative membrane protein (Family membership) has protein sequence MNTLLRGVKIALAAFFAIVISKLLNLEYPAAAGIIAILTIPDTYKGTLDSVKSRFLSFILAFIIAIGIFYFLGYSTWTFALYLIIYAPLAIYFKLESGLGPVSVLVTHLVSSQSIVPGMILNELLLLSIGHLMTLVFNKYMPSVKNELGLIKNEADENLRLVICDLSDYLKNPSDNSDQNLRERIENRQYISNLEATLDKAEQLSIREIENHGRENNEFYLKYFNMRKSQLDILEEIAGLVMTIHQPSRPNEILADVLERLLNTADIKDSCQNLLDEIHDLDLYYDNSPLPATRDEFENRATTFTIGNYLTQYLTIRQKFRKENGLMKD, from the coding sequence ATGAATACTTTATTACGTGGAGTGAAAATCGCGTTGGCGGCTTTTTTCGCTATTGTCATTTCAAAACTGCTGAATTTAGAATATCCGGCAGCTGCCGGAATTATTGCAATACTGACCATTCCTGATACTTATAAGGGAACGTTGGATTCTGTAAAGTCAAGGTTTCTTTCCTTTATTTTAGCTTTTATAATAGCAATTGGCATTTTTTACTTCCTCGGCTATTCCACTTGGACTTTTGCCTTATACTTAATAATTTATGCACCTCTTGCTATTTATTTTAAACTGGAATCCGGTTTGGGACCTGTATCCGTACTGGTAACTCACCTTGTATCATCTCAGTCCATTGTGCCGGGCATGATTTTAAACGAACTGCTGCTTTTATCCATCGGCCACTTAATGACACTTGTTTTTAACAAGTATATGCCCTCTGTTAAAAATGAATTGGGACTAATAAAGAACGAAGCTGACGAGAATCTTCGACTGGTCATTTGCGATTTATCCGATTATTTAAAAAACCCCTCGGATAATTCGGACCAAAACCTTCGTGAAAGGATTGAGAATAGACAGTATATCTCAAATTTAGAAGCGACTTTGGACAAAGCAGAACAACTTTCCATTCGTGAAATTGAAAACCACGGTCGAGAAAATAATGAATTCTATTTAAAATATTTTAATATGCGAAAGAGTCAACTGGATATTCTGGAAGAGATTGCCGGCTTAGTGATGACTATACACCAACCTTCCCGACCTAATGAGATATTAGCTGACGTTTTAGAAAGACTCTTAAATACCGCCGACATAAAAGACTCCTGTCAGAACCTGTTGGACGAAATTCATGACTTGGACCTATATTATGACAATAGTCCCTTGCCTGCCACCAGGGATGAATTCGAAAATAGGGCCACCACCTTCACCATAGGAAATTACTTGACCCAATATCTCACTATCAGACAAAAATTTAGAAAAGAAAATGGTTTAATGAAAGATTGA
- a CDS encoding transcriptional regulator, MerR family (The merR-type HTH domain is a DNA-binding, winged helix-turn-helix (wHTH) domain of about 70 residues present in the merR family of transcriptional regulators. The family is named after the merR regulator of mercury resistance operons of Gram-negative bacteria found on transposons Tn21 and Tn50; High confidence in function and specificity) — protein sequence MLRSEIQKETGLTRKAIEYYEDKGLIHPQKFENGYRDYSIKDLEILKKVSIFRKLGMSISDIYNCVSSGGDTLSSVLREKQHQLELDEKRKVILEMIVKGESNELINEKVSSLEVEETIYEKLEIAFPGYFGQMLFATYQPFLNEPLEDDGKDSFYKYIAYLDRLPTFELTEEEKKYIENISSSFDMKTLRDVNQAKVDAIESFEKWMKDNEDVISQYETYKNSEEYQNSMMKQIQDKLKNFMKENQYYEIAIPLIRKFSKSYDNYYKKLLKANERYLNNKYQ from the coding sequence ATGTTAAGAAGTGAAATTCAAAAAGAAACGGGTTTAACTAGAAAGGCAATCGAATATTATGAGGATAAAGGACTTATTCATCCTCAGAAATTTGAGAATGGTTATAGAGACTATAGTATCAAGGATTTAGAAATTCTGAAAAAGGTATCTATATTTAGAAAATTGGGAATGAGTATCTCAGATATTTATAATTGTGTATCATCAGGTGGTGATACTCTGTCTTCTGTTTTAAGGGAAAAACAACATCAATTGGAACTTGATGAAAAAAGGAAAGTAATACTGGAAATGATTGTTAAAGGCGAAAGCAATGAACTAATCAATGAGAAAGTTTCATCACTTGAGGTGGAAGAAACTATCTATGAAAAACTGGAAATTGCTTTTCCGGGATATTTTGGACAAATGTTATTTGCTACCTATCAACCATTTTTGAATGAACCATTAGAAGATGATGGTAAGGATTCCTTTTACAAATATATAGCTTATCTTGATAGGCTTCCTACTTTTGAATTAACTGAAGAAGAGAAAAAATATATTGAGAATATTAGCTCATCCTTTGATATGAAAACCTTAAGAGATGTGAATCAGGCTAAAGTCGACGCTATAGAGAGTTTTGAAAAGTGGATGAAAGATAATGAGGATGTAATTTCTCAATATGAAACCTATAAAAATAGTGAAGAGTATCAAAATAGCATGATGAAACAGATCCAGGATAAGCTTAAAAACTTTATGAAGGAAAATCAATATTATGAAATAGCAATTCCACTTATTAGAAAATTTAGCAAAAGCTATGATAATTACTATAAAAAGTTGCTAAAGGCAAATGAAAGGTATCTAAATAATAAATATCAATAA